From one Mytilus galloprovincialis chromosome 13, xbMytGall1.hap1.1, whole genome shotgun sequence genomic stretch:
- the LOC143057139 gene encoding uncharacterized protein LOC143057139, producing MGPQIQRISSGMQMMGPQIQGISSGMQVMGPQIQRISSGMQMMGPQIQGISSGMQMMVPQIQGITSVMQELLSYQRNEATCQYCKKTLIEQGMDERKINSYKLGQDICYQHDEIDLKSLLEEHYIDRITDVVIMDDGRLVMCVNDQSRLLICNTDGSEETAIPVNGMPCSITAVNNFTVAVTSNNQRIEIFDIYNKHELKSIPVPGLECYGITMITNQIVDSSRCG from the exons ATGGGGCCTCAAATTCAAAGAATTAGTTCTGGTATGCAGATGATGGGCCCTCAAATTCAAGGAATTAGTTCTGGTATGCAGGTGATGGGGCCTCAAATTCAAAGAATTAGTTCTGGTATGCAGATGATGGGGCCTCAAATTCAAGGAATTAGTTCTGGAATGCAGATGATGGTCCCTCAAATTCAAGGAATAACTTCTGTTATGCAG GAATTATTGAGTTACCAAAGAAATGAAGCCACATGTCAGTACTGCAAGAAAACGTTGATCGAGCAAG GCAtggatgaaagaaaaataaattcttaCAAACTTGGACAAGATATCTGTTATCAACATGATGAAATTGATCTGAAGTCTTTACTCGAGGAACATTACATAGACAGGATAACAGATGTAGTAATAATGGATGATGGTAGACTTGTTATGTGCGTGAACGACCAGAGCAGACTCCTAATCTGTAACACAGATGGATCAGAAGAAACAGCAATACCAGTCAATGGTATGCCATGCTCTATCACAGCTGTCAACAACTTTACAGTAGCTGTAACTTCCAATAATCAACGTATAGAAATATTTGACATTTACAATAAACATGAACTTAAATCCATACCAGTACCTGGACTGGAGTGTTATGGCATTACAATGATAACAAACCAGATAGTAGATAGTAGTAGGTGTGGATAG